A genomic window from Pseudomonadales bacterium includes:
- the msrP gene encoding protein-methionine-sulfoxide reductase catalytic subunit MsrP — translation MLIGKRTDIPSHEITPEAVFWSRRRFMHGVAAGSALAAAGAPAFAAVTADGRNTDEALTPEAIVTGYNNFYEFGMDKSDPARYADRLTTRPWSVKVSGEAAKTGEFDIEDLIRGLTPEERIYRFRCVEAWSMVVPWMGIPLKDILTRLEPNSNAKYVELTTLLRPSEMPGQNSFFSSIDWPYVEGLRIDEAMHDLTLMVTGVYGKPLPNQNGAPWRLMVPWKYGFKSVKSVVGIRFTRTQPKNTWNVLAPDEYGFYANVNPAVDHPRWSQASERRLPSTLLSQNRIPTLPFNGYAEQVAALYSGMDLTRHF, via the coding sequence ATGCTGATCGGTAAACGCACGGACATTCCCAGCCACGAGATCACACCCGAAGCCGTCTTCTGGTCACGCAGACGCTTCATGCACGGGGTGGCTGCGGGCTCCGCACTGGCGGCGGCGGGTGCGCCGGCGTTCGCTGCGGTGACCGCGGACGGCAGAAATACGGATGAGGCGCTCACCCCGGAGGCGATCGTCACGGGTTACAACAATTTCTATGAATTCGGGATGGACAAGTCGGATCCGGCCCGTTACGCCGATCGGCTCACCACCCGGCCCTGGAGCGTCAAAGTCAGTGGCGAGGCGGCGAAGACGGGCGAGTTCGATATCGAGGATCTGATCAGGGGACTGACGCCGGAAGAGCGCATATACCGGTTCCGCTGTGTGGAGGCCTGGTCGATGGTGGTGCCCTGGATGGGCATACCGCTCAAGGACATCCTCACCAGACTCGAGCCGAACAGCAACGCGAAGTATGTCGAGCTGACCACACTGCTGCGACCGTCTGAAATGCCGGGCCAGAATTCCTTCTTCTCCAGCATCGACTGGCCCTATGTGGAAGGCCTGCGCATCGACGAAGCCATGCACGACCTCACCCTCATGGTGACTGGCGTGTACGGCAAACCCCTGCCGAATCAGAATGGTGCACCCTGGCGGCTGATGGTGCCGTGGAAATACGGCTTCAAGAGTGTGAAGTCCGTGGTCGGCATCCGTTTCACCCGCACCCAGCCGAAGAACACCTGGAATGTGCTTGCACCCGATGAGTACGGCTTTTACGCGAATGTGAACCCGGCTGTCGATCACCCGCGCTGGAGTCAGGCCAGTGAGCGGCGCCTGCCGAGCACTCTGCTTTCTCAGAACCGGATACCGACGCTGCCGTTCAACGGCTACGCGGAACAGGTGGCTGCTCTGTATTCGGGCATGGATCTGACCCGCCATTTCTGA
- a CDS encoding protein-methionine-sulfoxide reductase heme-binding subunit MsrQ, with protein sequence MAVAAELEMPGSRLGADPGEVVVEYLGQWSIRLLLATLAVSTLRRLFNQPRLLRVRRMLGLFAFTYVGLHFCAYLGLLAEFDWALILEDLTERTYIIAGFLALALLIPLAITSTNGWQRRLKLRWRNLHQLIYPICGLALLHLWWLTKDGYGEPIAYLLIYLILIADRLRLKWLRQRAAGV encoded by the coding sequence GTGGCGGTGGCCGCCGAGCTGGAGATGCCCGGCAGCCGGCTGGGTGCCGATCCCGGTGAAGTGGTGGTGGAGTATCTCGGTCAGTGGTCGATCCGGCTGCTCCTTGCCACCCTCGCGGTATCGACCCTGCGGCGGCTGTTTAATCAGCCGCGCCTGCTGCGGGTACGACGCATGCTGGGTCTGTTCGCCTTCACTTACGTCGGATTGCACTTCTGCGCCTATCTCGGTCTGCTCGCCGAATTCGACTGGGCACTGATACTTGAAGACCTCACAGAACGTACGTACATCATCGCGGGATTTCTCGCGCTGGCGCTGCTCATACCGCTTGCGATCACCAGCACCAACGGCTGGCAGCGGCGACTGAAACTGCGCTGGCGTAATCTCCACCAGCTGATCTATCCGATCTGCGGTCTGGCGCTGCTGCATCTGTGGTGGCTGACGAAGGACGGCTACGGCGAACCCATCGCTTACCTGCTGATCTATTTAATCCTCATCGCGGATCGGTTGCGCCTGAAGTGGCTCCGTCAACGCGCGGCGGGCGTCTGA
- a CDS encoding 3-deoxy-7-phosphoheptulonate synthase yields MKYLTDDVRITGMEEVIAPAELIAQLPIDDAASELIFSTRAQISQILRGEDPRLLVVIGPCSIHDPKAALEYADRLAKIAAELKDQLHIIMRVYFEKPRTTVGWKGLINDPHLNDSCDINHGLAMARGVLRDITARGLGTGTEFLDPITPQYLGDLVSWGAIGARTTESQVHRQLASGLSCPIGFKNSTDGSIQVAVDAIGSAAHPHVFLSVTKQGHSAIFSTAGNEDCHVILRGGGGKSNYDNPSVHYASRLLEQAGLNNRVMIDMSHANSDKDFRKQLKVCDDLCRQISQGENRIFGVMIESNLVEGKQKIGRPAEMTYGQSITDGCLSWEDSERCLRALAEASDARRALTEPLQAQPIRDED; encoded by the coding sequence ATGAAGTACCTGACTGACGACGTCCGCATCACCGGCATGGAAGAAGTCATCGCTCCAGCCGAGCTGATTGCGCAGCTGCCCATCGATGATGCGGCATCGGAACTGATTTTCTCCACCCGCGCCCAGATCAGTCAGATCCTCCGGGGTGAGGACCCGCGGCTGCTGGTGGTGATAGGACCCTGCTCCATACACGATCCGAAGGCGGCTCTGGAATACGCTGACCGACTGGCCAAGATTGCCGCCGAACTGAAGGATCAGCTGCACATCATCATGCGGGTCTATTTCGAGAAACCCCGCACCACCGTGGGCTGGAAGGGACTGATCAACGATCCCCATCTCAACGATTCCTGCGACATCAACCACGGCCTGGCAATGGCACGCGGCGTGCTGCGGGACATCACCGCACGGGGGCTGGGCACCGGGACAGAGTTTCTTGATCCAATCACCCCGCAGTACCTGGGCGATCTGGTCAGCTGGGGCGCAATCGGTGCGCGCACCACGGAAAGCCAGGTCCACCGTCAACTGGCTTCCGGGTTGAGCTGCCCGATAGGATTCAAGAACAGTACCGATGGTTCCATTCAGGTGGCGGTCGACGCCATCGGCAGCGCCGCACACCCCCACGTATTCCTGTCCGTGACCAAGCAGGGCCATTCAGCGATCTTTTCGACCGCCGGCAACGAAGACTGCCACGTGATTCTTCGTGGCGGTGGTGGCAAGTCCAACTACGACAACCCTTCCGTGCACTATGCGAGTCGTCTTCTCGAGCAGGCCGGGCTCAACAACCGGGTGATGATCGACATGAGTCACGCCAACAGCGACAAGGATTTCCGCAAGCAGCTCAAGGTCTGTGACGACCTCTGCCGACAGATCAGCCAGGGCGAGAACCGCATTTTCGGTGTGATGATCGAGAGCAATCTCGTCGAAGGCAAACAGAAGATCGGCAGACCGGCTGAAATGACCTATGGACAGAGCATCACGGACGGCTGCCTGTCCTGGGAAGACAGCGAGCGCTGTCTGCGCGCACTTGCCGAAGCATCAGACGCCCGCCGCGCGTTGACGGAGCCACTTCAGGCGCAACCGATCCGCGATGAGGATTAA